From a single Shewanella denitrificans OS217 genomic region:
- a CDS encoding inactive transglutaminase family protein, translating into MHSRQPFYIFVALLFIVGIAASVYRGIEHKVPFVPGEQVQSWSVDAKVSFSGRGKPAEVSFSLPQDPAFDVLVENASSPGYGLNITDSTENRRAVWSIREATGPQALYYRVTLVPTGKLDIIEEQEPATPDEYIWPATEKLAAEQIIEDVWGRSATNLSFAQQLMGLINDDNQSQNMSLLLATNSSTKLFLHMLHSKGVPAKQVSGLVLEDQRRRQQLSDYVQVYNEGQWELFDVNGNKQGRGQNLILWEFGGNSVLDVTGASNSQVNFSMLQETRSALATSIDMLSNDGALDFSLYQLPLEEQSTFKGILLIPIGVLVVVFLRVIVGIKTSGTFMPVLIALAFIQTTLLTGLIGFLLIVAFGLMIRSYLSTLNLLLISRISAVIIVVIFIIGLFTLISYKLGLSEGLTITFFPMIILAWTIERMSILWEEEGPKKVFTSGGGSLFVATLAYLAMDNIWIQHWVYNFLGIHLVILALVLVMGQYTGYRLTELKRFKPLAGDK; encoded by the coding sequence ATGCATTCTCGTCAACCTTTTTACATTTTTGTGGCATTACTCTTCATCGTTGGCATCGCCGCCAGTGTATACCGTGGCATTGAACATAAGGTGCCCTTCGTACCTGGTGAGCAAGTGCAAAGCTGGTCTGTGGATGCCAAAGTTAGTTTTTCAGGACGTGGCAAGCCCGCTGAAGTGTCCTTCTCTTTACCTCAAGATCCTGCATTTGATGTATTAGTTGAAAACGCTTCATCGCCAGGTTACGGCTTAAACATTACTGACAGCACGGAAAACCGCCGCGCAGTTTGGTCCATTCGTGAAGCCACAGGTCCTCAAGCCCTGTATTATCGCGTTACACTCGTCCCCACGGGTAAACTTGATATTATCGAAGAGCAAGAGCCTGCGACGCCTGATGAATATATCTGGCCTGCCACCGAAAAACTTGCTGCAGAGCAAATTATCGAAGACGTTTGGGGCCGTAGTGCCACTAATCTGTCTTTCGCTCAACAACTAATGGGGCTTATCAACGACGATAACCAAAGCCAGAACATGTCCTTATTACTGGCCACCAATAGCAGCACTAAACTTTTCTTGCACATGTTGCACAGTAAAGGTGTGCCCGCAAAACAAGTCAGTGGCTTAGTCCTTGAAGATCAACGTCGTCGCCAACAACTCAGCGACTATGTGCAAGTCTACAACGAAGGCCAATGGGAATTATTTGATGTCAACGGCAACAAACAAGGCCGTGGTCAGAATCTTATTCTTTGGGAGTTTGGCGGCAATTCAGTATTAGATGTCACAGGGGCATCTAATTCACAAGTCAACTTCTCCATGTTGCAAGAGACACGCTCGGCGTTAGCCACTTCAATTGACATGTTGTCCAATGATGGCGCACTGGATTTCTCGCTTTATCAACTGCCACTAGAAGAACAAAGCACCTTTAAGGGCATTCTTTTGATCCCTATTGGTGTGTTGGTCGTAGTATTTTTGCGCGTCATCGTGGGGATTAAAACCTCTGGCACCTTTATGCCGGTATTGATTGCTTTAGCCTTTATTCAAACCACTTTACTCACAGGCTTAATCGGCTTTTTATTGATTGTGGCGTTTGGCTTAATGATCCGCTCCTATCTGTCCACCTTGAACTTACTGCTCATCTCGCGAATATCCGCGGTGATTATCGTGGTTATTTTCATTATTGGCTTGTTCACCTTGATTTCATACAAGCTAGGACTCAGTGAAGGCTTAACCATTACCTTCTTCCCTATGATCATTTTGGCGTGGACTATCGAGCGTATGTCAATCTTGTGGGAAGAAGAAGGCCCTAAGAAAGTCTTTACCTCTGGCGGTGGCAGCTTATTTGTGGCGACGTTAGCTTATTTGGCCATGGACAATATCTGGATCCAGCACTGGGTGTATAACTTCCTTGGGATCCATTTAGTCATCTTGGCCTTAGTCCTCGTCATGGGCCAATACACAGGCTACCGTTTGACTGAGCTTAAGCGCTTCAAGCCTTTAGCTGGAGACAAATAA
- the cmoA gene encoding carboxy-S-adenosyl-L-methionine synthase CmoA, translating into MNSKQDRIYAKPAQTISDFQFDSRVAGVFNDMIRRSVPGYNQIIATLGDFARRYVTPNSKVFDLGSSLGSATLSIRRQIEGRQCQIIAIDNSQSMIERCEENLAAYVSDTQVTLVCDDIRNVDINNASMVVLNFTLQFLPPEDRDTLIKRIYDGMLPGGILVLSEKVKFDDACIQTLLDEQHLDFKRANGYSELEISQKRSALENVMRTDTLVQHQQRITDSGFSHFSVWFQCFNFASMVAIK; encoded by the coding sequence ATGAATTCTAAACAAGACAGGATCTACGCCAAGCCAGCCCAAACCATCAGCGATTTTCAATTTGATAGTCGTGTGGCTGGCGTGTTTAATGACATGATCCGCCGCTCCGTGCCCGGCTATAACCAAATCATAGCCACCTTAGGGGATTTTGCTCGCCGTTATGTCACACCAAACAGCAAGGTGTTCGATCTTGGCAGCTCATTGGGCTCGGCGACCTTAAGCATTCGCCGTCAAATTGAAGGCCGTCAATGCCAAATCATCGCCATTGATAATAGCCAGTCAATGATCGAACGCTGTGAAGAAAACCTCGCCGCCTACGTGAGCGACACGCAAGTCACGCTTGTTTGTGATGACATCCGCAATGTGGACATCAATAATGCATCCATGGTGGTGCTTAACTTTACCTTGCAGTTTCTGCCCCCTGAAGACAGAGATACCTTGATAAAGCGCATCTATGACGGCATGTTACCCGGCGGCATCTTGGTGCTGTCTGAAAAAGTGAAATTCGATGATGCATGCATACAAACGTTATTGGATGAACAGCATCTCGATTTCAAACGTGCTAATGGATACAGTGAGTTAGAAATAAGCCAAAAACGCAGCGCCCTTGAAAATGTGATGCGAACTGATACATTAGTACAACATCAACAAAGGATAACCGACAGCGGCTTTAGCCATTTCAGCGTCTGGTTTCAGTGTTTTAATTTTGCATCTATGGTGGCAATAAAGTGA
- a CDS encoding alpha-L-glutamate ligase-like protein — translation MNYAWPWELRRSGVLNMNKRNIDYIGRYNKRKFYKRVDDKLITKQLALANGIAVPDLIGVVHEQHKIQEIPELVKNRSGFVIKPAKGSGGKGILVITHVEHGCYYKPNGHEVTPNEVYRHVSNILSGLFSLGGKPDVALVEGLIEFDPVFEGFSYEGVPDIRLIVFKGFPVMGMLRLSTAASDGKANLHQGAVGVGLDVATGKSLHAVQFDKPVTKHPDTHFPLSNIQVPHWETLLHTASSAYEMCELGYLGTDMVLDKNKGPLLLELNARPGLTIQIANGKGILPRLKHVEAMKGPSMSVEERVAYAKIHFSSSAIF, via the coding sequence ATGAACTACGCTTGGCCTTGGGAATTACGCCGAAGCGGCGTGTTGAATATGAACAAGCGCAATATCGATTATATTGGTCGATACAATAAGCGTAAGTTTTACAAGCGTGTGGATGATAAATTAATCACTAAACAATTAGCCCTGGCAAACGGCATCGCCGTGCCAGATTTAATCGGAGTGGTCCATGAGCAGCATAAAATTCAGGAGATCCCTGAGCTGGTAAAAAATCGTAGTGGTTTTGTGATAAAGCCGGCGAAGGGTTCTGGCGGTAAGGGCATTTTGGTCATCACCCATGTTGAACATGGCTGTTACTACAAGCCTAACGGCCATGAAGTGACCCCCAATGAAGTCTACCGCCATGTGTCAAACATCTTAAGTGGCTTATTCTCACTGGGGGGCAAGCCTGATGTGGCCTTAGTGGAAGGGCTGATTGAATTTGATCCTGTATTTGAAGGATTCAGTTACGAAGGTGTACCTGACATTCGGCTTATCGTGTTCAAAGGCTTCCCTGTGATGGGCATGTTGCGTCTTTCTACCGCAGCCTCTGATGGCAAGGCTAACTTGCATCAAGGCGCCGTCGGTGTTGGGCTTGATGTGGCGACAGGAAAGAGCTTGCACGCAGTGCAATTTGATAAACCTGTGACTAAGCACCCCGATACCCACTTCCCCTTGTCGAACATTCAGGTTCCTCATTGGGAAACCTTGCTACACACAGCCTCGAGCGCCTATGAAATGTGTGAGTTGGGGTATTTAGGCACTGACATGGTACTGGATAAAAACAAAGGTCCTTTGTTACTCGAACTTAATGCCCGCCCAGGTTTGACAATTCAAATCGCGAACGGTAAAGGTATTTTGCCTAGGCTTAAACACGTAGAGGCCATGAAAGGCCCTAGCATGTCAGTGGAAGAACGTGTCGCGTATGCAAAAATACATTTTAGCAGTAGCGCTATTTTTTAA
- a CDS encoding ATP-dependent zinc protease family protein: MFKQVIALSVATAFLSGCAVPQPAPKVPSLTNAELVSGLADSQAQIIEAFAAQCANNDAAIAAMTSEMNQLKSQVGAAMAQKPKTIYIPAPAAKVEPVIQQCPESLTGEKFLLGEVESVYIDEVKTQFATRIDTGAESSSLDARNIVLFERNGVEWVRFDVMTNGPDQPGNTYESKVERFVRIKQDANTGDDRRPVIHAHLKIGKYSAETDLNLTDRSHLDFPLLLGRKFMKDIAIVDVGQTYIHGKANNQVTTVIK; the protein is encoded by the coding sequence ATGTTTAAGCAGGTAATCGCTCTATCCGTTGCTACAGCTTTTCTTTCAGGCTGTGCCGTTCCCCAGCCAGCACCTAAGGTGCCAAGTCTCACCAATGCTGAACTGGTCAGTGGGCTGGCGGATTCGCAGGCCCAGATCATAGAGGCATTTGCAGCGCAATGTGCTAACAATGACGCGGCAATTGCTGCAATGACATCTGAAATGAACCAACTTAAGTCTCAAGTTGGCGCGGCTATGGCTCAAAAACCAAAAACCATATACATACCTGCGCCTGCAGCCAAAGTTGAGCCTGTGATCCAGCAATGCCCTGAGTCTTTAACTGGCGAGAAGTTCCTGTTAGGTGAAGTGGAGAGTGTTTATATCGATGAAGTGAAAACTCAGTTTGCCACCCGTATCGATACCGGCGCCGAATCGTCATCTTTGGATGCCAGAAACATCGTCTTATTCGAGCGCAATGGAGTTGAATGGGTTCGTTTTGATGTGATGACCAATGGCCCTGACCAACCTGGTAACACTTATGAGTCCAAAGTCGAGCGCTTCGTTCGCATTAAACAAGATGCTAATACCGGTGACGATCGTCGCCCTGTGATCCACGCCCACCTTAAAATAGGTAAATATTCTGCCGAAACCGACCTTAACCTCACTGACCGTAGCCATTTGGATTTCCCCTTGCTGCTGGGTCGCAAATTTATGAAAGACATCGCCATTGTGGATGTAGGGCAAACTTACATTCATGGTAAAGCTAACAATCAAGTCACAACCGTAATCAAATAG
- the cmoB gene encoding tRNA 5-methoxyuridine(34)/uridine 5-oxyacetic acid(34) synthase CmoB, translating to MISFSSFYQQIADSTLQHWLEDLPAILGKWQREHKHGNLPKWEKVLNKLNYAEPDSVDFVDSVTIGSGSQLSAGQQQKLENLLRLFQPWRKGPFNVHGIDIDTEWRSDWKWQRVRQHISPLAKRTVLDVGCGSGYHMWRMLGDGAARVVGIDPSPLFLCQFEAIKRLAGNQHPVHLLPLGIEELPPLDAFDTVFSMGVLYHRRSPIDHLYQLRDQLRMGGELVLETLVIDGDENTVLVPEDRYGKMNNVWFLPSVAALMLWLKKCDFTNIRCVDVDTTSLAEQRSTTWMPNESLVDYLDPKDINLTIEGYPAPKRATIIATKNQPNFDLI from the coding sequence GTGATTAGCTTTAGTTCCTTCTATCAACAAATTGCCGATTCAACTCTCCAGCATTGGTTAGAAGACTTGCCCGCCATTTTGGGTAAATGGCAGCGAGAGCATAAACATGGCAATTTACCTAAATGGGAAAAAGTGCTTAATAAGCTAAACTATGCTGAGCCTGATAGCGTAGACTTTGTCGATTCAGTCACCATAGGCAGCGGCAGTCAGTTAAGTGCTGGTCAGCAACAGAAGTTGGAGAACCTACTCAGGTTATTTCAGCCTTGGCGCAAAGGCCCATTTAATGTACATGGTATAGACATAGACACCGAATGGCGCAGTGATTGGAAATGGCAGCGAGTACGCCAGCACATTTCGCCGCTGGCCAAACGCACAGTCTTAGATGTGGGTTGTGGTAGCGGCTACCATATGTGGCGCATGCTTGGCGATGGTGCAGCTAGGGTGGTAGGCATCGACCCTTCCCCGCTATTTTTGTGTCAATTTGAAGCCATTAAACGCTTGGCGGGAAATCAGCACCCAGTGCATTTATTGCCTTTGGGCATAGAGGAGTTACCCCCATTAGATGCCTTTGATACGGTATTTTCCATGGGTGTGTTATACCACAGACGCTCTCCCATCGATCACTTGTATCAGTTAAGGGATCAGTTACGCATGGGCGGCGAATTAGTATTAGAAACCTTGGTCATCGACGGTGATGAGAACACCGTACTGGTTCCTGAGGACAGATACGGAAAAATGAATAATGTCTGGTTCCTGCCCTCGGTAGCGGCATTGATGTTATGGCTTAAGAAATGTGACTTTACCAACATACGTTGTGTTGATGTGGATACCACCTCATTAGCAGAGCAGCGCAGTACAACTTGGATGCCAAATGAGTCATTAGTGGACTATCTTGATCCAAAAGATATAAATCTTACCATTGAGGGCTATCCAGCGCCCAAAAGAGCGACGATAATCGCCACCAAGAATCAACCGAATTTTGATTTAATTTAG
- a CDS encoding diguanylate cyclase domain-containing protein: MKWLSLVLCSVFLFLGSELEAATADADLSFDEPLKLVLGEGSYPIQFLNEEGEPAGLLVDLWRQWSLKTGIEVIFVARHWQESLNQITNSPNTVHVGMAITPEREKIFHFANPIGGIKSYLYLHSDIASKTTISELIPFQIGVVAGSAHESNLLTIEPKLTFREYKNREALLEGVSRGEVYVFAGIEGYQRGLTLEKNIGETFTGSMRILIQNTLLSPAIGANNPKLIEVINEGFSKLNPQELERIERRWLGYHRKTTGIVIAGQAGVEPFMDLGPDGQPYGMFIDIWRLWSTKTGINIEFLASNMTDSITDVRQGNADVHMGYPESHELNSGLKQAWQIFSLKSRLFMHKSPLNNKAELKGMRIGVFPTAPYLSQITAQLPGVHIKFYDSLGLMIDAANKGSISGFIASGAMTTHHLLKNKIWADYHQFDGLDFETQMYSLTRLEDSGLADRIKAGFMLINHKELAQIEQKWLINPEDRRSQAQNSQIIFSSQERQYLDSLGAIKMGYLKDWAPMEFEGDDDEFLGINNDIREIISKQLGITILPVAYDDWKKLMADIVQGDIQLVGSVGKHRDRDLLISAPYWPSPWALVSNFNQASVFDLTQLHGQRVAVVEGYNLVKELISQYPGIELVMVKDIKEGLSLVSQAKVDGLIEQVVTLANALKNHDYPNLKIAVLTDLAQRQSHIGIYPGIAPLLEPLNRALGTIDEAMQQKINQKWVSIELESDFGKYLHWFFISLIVLSIVLVIVVLTLLINRRLKAEIERRKQAELALIHLAQYDSLTDLPNRNLLDDRLQQAVLSHYRSEYKFALLFIDLDGFKQVNDTHGHPTGDALLIQVAERLNQVLRQSDTLARFGGDEFVVLLNNIESLAQAKLVESAIRSALTQAFIINGVQVTVGASIGIAIYPDDADDAINLMRIADRKMYQEKHD; the protein is encoded by the coding sequence ATGAAATGGTTGAGCTTAGTGCTTTGTAGCGTATTTCTTTTTCTCGGCTCCGAACTTGAAGCGGCAACGGCTGACGCGGATTTATCCTTCGATGAGCCGCTAAAATTGGTGCTTGGGGAGGGCAGTTACCCGATCCAATTTCTGAACGAAGAGGGGGAACCCGCGGGTCTGCTTGTGGACCTATGGCGTCAATGGTCCTTAAAAACCGGTATAGAGGTCATTTTTGTGGCCCGCCATTGGCAAGAAAGCTTAAATCAAATCACCAATAGCCCCAACACAGTGCATGTGGGCATGGCCATCACCCCAGAGCGTGAAAAAATATTTCATTTTGCAAACCCCATAGGCGGCATTAAAAGTTACTTGTATTTACACTCAGATATTGCATCTAAAACCACGATATCTGAGCTTATTCCATTTCAAATAGGTGTGGTAGCAGGCTCCGCCCATGAAAGTAATTTACTTACCATAGAACCTAAATTGACCTTTCGTGAGTATAAGAATCGTGAAGCCTTGCTCGAAGGGGTATCTCGGGGTGAAGTCTATGTATTTGCGGGTATTGAAGGCTACCAAAGAGGGTTAACACTGGAGAAAAATATCGGTGAAACCTTTACAGGTTCGATGCGGATCCTTATTCAAAACACCTTATTGTCACCTGCCATAGGTGCGAATAATCCTAAGTTAATAGAAGTGATCAATGAAGGATTCTCAAAACTAAATCCGCAGGAGCTTGAGCGTATTGAGCGCCGCTGGCTTGGCTATCATAGAAAGACGACGGGTATTGTTATTGCTGGGCAGGCTGGGGTTGAGCCTTTTATGGACCTTGGCCCCGATGGTCAGCCCTATGGCATGTTTATCGATATTTGGCGGCTCTGGTCGACAAAAACCGGTATTAATATCGAATTTTTAGCCAGCAATATGACCGACTCCATCACAGATGTGAGACAAGGTAATGCCGATGTGCACATGGGCTACCCAGAAAGTCATGAGCTCAATAGCGGTCTTAAGCAGGCATGGCAGATTTTTAGCCTCAAAAGCCGACTCTTTATGCATAAATCCCCACTGAACAATAAGGCTGAGCTAAAAGGGATGCGTATTGGCGTCTTTCCCACCGCCCCTTATTTATCTCAAATTACCGCACAGCTTCCCGGGGTGCATATCAAGTTTTATGACAGCTTAGGTTTAATGATTGACGCTGCTAATAAGGGCAGCATCTCTGGATTTATTGCTTCAGGGGCGATGACCACACACCACCTACTCAAAAATAAAATCTGGGCCGATTATCATCAATTTGATGGGCTCGATTTTGAAACCCAGATGTACAGTTTAACCCGCCTTGAAGACAGTGGTTTGGCTGATCGCATTAAAGCGGGCTTTATGTTGATTAATCATAAAGAGTTAGCTCAAATCGAACAGAAATGGCTGATTAACCCAGAAGACAGAAGAAGCCAAGCACAAAACTCACAGATCATTTTTTCATCTCAAGAACGCCAGTACTTGGATAGTTTAGGGGCGATAAAAATGGGCTATCTGAAGGACTGGGCGCCGATGGAATTTGAAGGCGATGACGATGAATTTTTAGGAATTAATAATGATATTCGCGAAATCATCAGTAAACAGTTAGGCATAACAATATTGCCTGTGGCCTATGATGACTGGAAGAAGTTAATGGCTGACATAGTCCAAGGGGATATTCAGCTGGTTGGCAGTGTCGGTAAACACAGGGACAGGGACTTGCTTATTTCTGCCCCCTATTGGCCATCGCCTTGGGCATTGGTCAGCAATTTTAATCAGGCCAGTGTATTCGATTTGACTCAGCTGCATGGTCAGCGAGTGGCTGTCGTCGAAGGCTATAATTTAGTTAAAGAATTAATCAGTCAATACCCAGGTATTGAACTTGTGATGGTAAAAGACATAAAAGAAGGCCTTAGTTTGGTGTCTCAAGCTAAAGTGGATGGTCTAATCGAGCAAGTGGTGACTTTGGCCAATGCCCTTAAAAATCATGACTATCCCAATTTAAAAATTGCTGTGTTAACCGACCTTGCCCAACGTCAAAGTCACATAGGCATTTATCCTGGAATTGCACCGCTACTGGAACCCCTTAACCGTGCCTTAGGTACCATAGACGAAGCCATGCAGCAAAAAATCAATCAGAAATGGGTCTCTATTGAGCTTGAGTCTGATTTTGGTAAATACCTGCACTGGTTTTTCATCTCATTGATTGTTTTGAGCATAGTGCTAGTCATTGTGGTGCTAACCTTGTTAATTAATCGCCGCTTAAAAGCAGAAATTGAACGACGCAAACAGGCAGAACTCGCCTTAATTCACCTGGCCCAGTACGACAGTTTAACTGATTTACCCAACCGAAATTTATTGGATGACAGATTGCAGCAGGCTGTGCTTTCCCATTATAGAAGTGAGTATAAATTTGCGTTGTTATTTATCGATTTAGATGGCTTTAAACAAGTTAATGACACCCATGGTCATCCAACGGGTGACGCTCTGCTTATCCAAGTGGCAGAGCGATTGAACCAAGTGTTAAGGCAATCGGATACCTTGGCCCGCTTTGGGGGGGATGAATTTGTGGTGTTGTTGAATAACATTGAGAGTTTAGCCCAAGCTAAGTTAGTGGAAAGTGCTATTCGCTCAGCCCTAACCCAAGCCTTTATTATCAACGGGGTGCAGGTGACAGTAGGCGCAAGCATTGGCATTGCCATTTATCCCGACGATGCAGATGATGCCATCAATTTGATGCGCATTGCCGACAGAAAAATGTATCAAGAGAAACATGACTGA
- the aspS gene encoding aspartate--tRNA ligase — protein sequence MRSHYCGDINRSHLGQEVTLVGWVNRSRDLGGVVFLDLRDREGLVQVVYDPDLKDVFDVASSLRGEFCVQVTGLVRARPDSQINSQMKTGEIEVLGKGLTIINASAPLPLSMDNHQNNSEEQRLKYRYLDLRRPEMAERLIFRAKVTSAVRRFLDSNGFLDIETPILTKATPEGARDYLVPSRTYKGQFFALPQSPQLFKQLLMMSGFDRYYQIVKCFRDEDLRADRQPEFTQIDIETSFMTSEEVMVKTEEMMRGLFLELLNVDLGEFPRMTYNEAMRRFGSDKPDLRNPLELVDVADLLKEVEFAVFNGPANDEEGRVAALRIPNGATLSRKQIDDYTKFVGIYGAKGLAWMKINDLAAGMEGIQSPVLKFLTESIVNDIISRTGAQTGDIILFGADKANVVAEAMGALRLKAGEDFELLEGQWRPLWVIDFPMFEKINGGFHAVHHPFTAPRGVTAAELEANPANRVSDAYDMVLNGCELGGGSVRIHNAEMQSAVFRILGIEEEEAKEKFGFLLEALRYGTPPHAGLAFGLDRIIMLMTGATSIRDVMAFPKTTTAACPLTNAPGFANPAQLTELGIKVVEKVKVADGE from the coding sequence ATGCGCAGTCATTATTGTGGAGACATCAATAGGTCTCATCTGGGTCAAGAAGTTACCTTAGTGGGTTGGGTTAACCGCAGCCGTGACTTAGGCGGTGTGGTTTTCTTAGATTTACGCGACAGAGAAGGCTTAGTGCAAGTCGTCTATGATCCAGATCTAAAAGATGTCTTCGATGTGGCCAGCAGCTTGCGCGGTGAGTTTTGTGTTCAAGTTACAGGTTTAGTTCGCGCCCGTCCCGATAGCCAAATCAACAGTCAAATGAAAACCGGTGAAATTGAAGTGTTAGGCAAAGGCTTAACCATAATCAATGCGTCAGCGCCATTGCCATTAAGCATGGACAATCACCAGAATAACAGCGAAGAGCAACGCCTTAAGTACCGTTATTTAGACTTACGTCGCCCAGAAATGGCCGAACGCTTAATTTTCCGCGCTAAAGTCACCAGTGCAGTGCGTCGTTTCCTCGACAGTAACGGCTTCTTGGACATAGAAACCCCGATTTTAACTAAGGCAACCCCAGAGGGGGCCCGCGACTATTTAGTGCCGAGCCGCACCTACAAGGGTCAGTTCTTTGCCTTACCTCAGTCGCCACAGCTGTTCAAACAGTTGTTAATGATGTCAGGCTTTGATCGTTATTACCAAATCGTTAAGTGCTTCCGTGATGAAGACTTACGTGCCGACCGTCAACCAGAATTTACCCAAATCGATATCGAAACCTCGTTTATGACCTCTGAAGAAGTGATGGTCAAAACCGAAGAAATGATGCGTGGTTTGTTCCTTGAGCTATTAAATGTGGACCTCGGCGAGTTCCCTCGCATGACCTATAACGAAGCCATGCGGCGTTTTGGTTCAGACAAGCCAGATTTACGTAACCCACTTGAGTTAGTCGATGTGGCTGACTTACTAAAAGAGGTGGAGTTTGCGGTATTCAATGGCCCAGCTAACGATGAAGAAGGCCGGGTTGCCGCGCTGCGCATTCCAAATGGGGCCACGCTTTCACGTAAGCAAATTGATGATTACACTAAGTTTGTTGGCATTTATGGCGCCAAAGGCCTAGCATGGATGAAAATAAACGATTTAGCCGCAGGCATGGAAGGCATTCAATCCCCTGTGCTTAAGTTCTTAACTGAATCAATCGTTAATGACATCATCAGCCGCACTGGCGCACAAACTGGCGACATCATCTTATTTGGTGCCGATAAAGCCAACGTTGTTGCCGAAGCCATGGGCGCATTGCGCTTAAAAGCCGGTGAAGACTTTGAATTACTCGAAGGTCAGTGGCGTCCGCTTTGGGTCATCGACTTCCCCATGTTTGAAAAAATTAACGGCGGTTTCCACGCGGTTCACCATCCGTTTACTGCCCCTCGCGGCGTGACGGCTGCAGAACTTGAAGCCAACCCAGCTAACCGTGTATCCGATGCCTATGACATGGTATTAAACGGCTGCGAATTAGGCGGCGGTTCGGTGCGTATTCATAACGCTGAAATGCAAAGTGCCGTGTTCCGTATTCTGGGCATCGAAGAAGAGGAAGCCAAAGAGAAGTTTGGTTTCTTATTGGAAGCCCTACGTTATGGCACGCCGCCACACGCAGGTTTAGCCTTTGGTCTTGATCGCATCATAATGCTAATGACGGGCGCCACCTCAATCCGCGATGTGATGGCCTTCCCTAAGACCACCACAGCTGCTTGTCCATTAACTAATGCACCAGGTTTTGCTAACCCAGCTCAATTAACTGAGTTAGGTATCAAGGTGGTTGAAAAGGTGAAAGTTGCTGACGGCGAATAA
- a CDS encoding YebC/PmpR family DNA-binding transcriptional regulator: MAGHSKWANIRHRKAAQDAKRGKLFTKFIRELTVAAREGGSDPDANPRLRAAIDKSLSNNMTRDTVERAIKRGAGELDGQQLETIIYEGYGPGGTAVMVETMTDNRNRTVSGVRNAFNKSGGNLGTDGSVAYLFTKSGIISFDNSNDEDVLMEQALEAGAEDVISHDDGSVDVLTSPDTFGKVKDALDSAGLNALNAEVTMLASLKAELDLETAEKFLRLIDTLEDHDDVQEVYHNAEISDDVMAQLD; encoded by the coding sequence ATGGCAGGTCATAGTAAATGGGCCAATATTAGGCACCGCAAAGCAGCGCAAGACGCTAAGCGTGGCAAACTTTTCACCAAATTTATTCGCGAATTAACGGTCGCAGCCCGTGAAGGCGGCTCAGATCCCGACGCCAATCCTAGGCTTCGTGCCGCAATCGATAAATCCTTGTCCAACAATATGACCCGCGACACGGTTGAGCGCGCCATTAAACGCGGCGCCGGCGAGCTGGACGGTCAGCAGTTAGAAACCATTATTTACGAAGGCTATGGCCCAGGTGGCACGGCTGTGATGGTGGAAACCATGACGGATAACCGTAACCGCACTGTATCGGGTGTACGCAATGCCTTTAATAAATCCGGCGGTAATTTAGGCACCGACGGCTCGGTGGCTTATTTGTTCACAAAATCTGGCATCATCTCTTTTGATAACAGCAATGATGAAGACGTCTTGATGGAGCAAGCCTTAGAGGCGGGCGCCGAAGATGTGATAAGCCATGATGATGGCTCAGTGGATGTGCTCACAAGCCCAGACACTTTCGGCAAGGTGAAAGATGCATTGGACAGTGCAGGCTTAAATGCCCTTAATGCTGAAGTCACCATGCTGGCCTCACTTAAAGCCGAACTTGACCTTGAAACCGCAGAAAAATTCTTGCGTCTCATCGACACCTTAGAAGATCATGATGATGTGCAAGAGGTGTATCATAACGCCGAGATTTCCGATGATGTTATGGCGCAGCTCGATTAA